Genomic DNA from Zonotrichia albicollis isolate bZonAlb1 chromosome 12, bZonAlb1.hap1, whole genome shotgun sequence:
CTTGTAAATATCATGGGGTGGGTGGGTAGTGGGAATGGGccatatttttttacttttagatATAAAAGAATATGATGTGGGCCAGTAATGTGAGGTGTCTAGGCTGTTTACTTTCACCGATGCAGTTTTCTGCCCCTGGTTTGTAAATAAGCTCCATGAAATTCATCCCACAGCAGGCTTAGACTGGTATCCCTTTGTTGGTAAAACTGATGTAGGTAGTCCatcacacagcttggcactgatcTGCAGGTTTTTGGTGATAGTTCCAAAAGAGCCATGCATCCTTTGTCAGATGGTGTCTTcagaaatgaattttaaaatcttagGCGTGACTGTGTTGACTCTGCTTTGCTGTGGCCCTGCTCCAAGGAATGCCCCTGCAGAGTGATGGGGAGGGACATGATCTCCTGCCTCAGGGGCTTGTAGCACTGAAAAGCTGGCTGGCTGGTCTTCAAGCCCAgttccaggatttttttcctgaaatgctGCTTCAATGGAATGCATTCACCAGCAAGCTGGGACAGGCTTGGCAAAAATGTAGTGTTCACTGTATTTTTGCCTTTCCAAACACACTTGGGGTTGTGCTTGGGAAGTCTGTTCTTTCCCTTGCCCAGCCACATGTGCTTCCCTGCTCATAAATATGAAAAGCTGGCAAGGTGACAAGGCAGTAACAGGCGTATTCTCTCTGCTCTCCAGGGCCACTCCATACTGGCAAACCATGCTGGAGCATTTTCCTTAGGTCAGTTTCCTGATGTTCCCCTGTTACAGCAAAGTTCATCTCAGCTGTATACGGTTCACATCATGACTCCCTGGAAAAGTAAATGCCTTGTAGAACAGCTGCTTCTGGTTTGCTGTTTCTTGCCTTTGTTTTTGCCCAGGGAAAGgtgctgtgctcagagctggggacaggcactGAGCATTTTTGTGCTGCTGGGTGGGTTCAGGTTGCAGCACttggctgtggcagtgcaggagctgtgcccacaCGGGGCAGGCTCACACTGTCTGTGCTGTGgttgtggctctgctgctgctgctgccacatgGGGCATTTCTAAGCACAGCTGTGCCGTGTGAGTTGGCCATCCTCCAGCAGGGTGATGGATGCTTTCCCTCTGCCACACAGGCCTGCTGCTGGAGATGCAGATGAGAGGTTCATGCCACCCCTCTCCTGTGCTGTCCCACCGTTGCCTATAAATAAAACTGGCCTGTGCAAAGGGAGGTGGTTTTGTCGGGCCTCAGTCACTTTAACTCAGCAGTGTTGCATTTCAGGCTGTTTGGTGCTATTTTACCTTCGTTGGTATTTGCAGTGCTttgtaaaatacaaatatttgggGTTTGTAGTGTGTTTTAACGGTCAAACTTGAGCGTCCAGTAGTAAATTATCTTTGAGGTTTTTCAAGTCTTTTGCCTGAGGAAGTGAACAGATACCCTCTGGCCATATTCCTTGTTACTTTTGACAGGGAAGCATTTGCAAGTCTTTTATTCTATAGAAGCTCTCTGTTAATGTGGTTTTGAGCGCTTGTCTAGAGGTTGTTGTTCAGCTCTCTTCTGCTTGCAGTGTTGTAAAACATGGTGTGTTGTGGCATGGAATGTTGAAGGAAAAGGGAACCAGAGGAGTGGTTTAGGAGGATGCACACACAAGCACATCAGTGGCTTTCTGGAGTGAAGAGGGATGTTCAGGCTCATACAGTAGTTCTCCATTCAGGGTGGCAGCTGAGCACCTTCCCAGGGCCCACTGCCACCCAGGGAGGCAGAGACAGCTCTGTTGATGTAGCATGGAGTGCTTTCCATCTGGCTTTAAAAGAGGGGAATGTGCCAAGTGTTGTCAGGGAACATGAGGATTGTGTGTTTCAGACAGTTGGACAGGAAAGGTGAATAAGCTTTTAGCTTTCAGCTTCTACATGCTTCTCTAGGAGTCCCAGGGCTGCAGTTCCTGTGTTCTTTAGGGCTGCCAGCTAATGAGAAACAGATCTGATGAAAAACAGCCTTCCCAGGTCTGACAGAGTGGCCAAGCAGCAAACAGCATTCCCCCTCCAAATCTGACATGTAAATCCTCCCCATGTTCTTTGGGATGAATTAAGGAGCTTTCTTCAGAACAAGGGGGAAATGAGACTCAAGAGCCCACCTCTAAGTGAGCAGTGTGGTGGCTGAGCACATCTGCCTGGGCTGTAGGAGATTTCAGGTGGAATTCTCCAAGTCAGtcttgaaagatttttttattcctttattgAAGCTCGCAGGTCCTGGATTTGTGCCCCAGTCCCTTTGTGCTTTGGAGGGTGCAGGAGCGATTGAGTGACACATTTGGAAGCAGCAGGGTATTTTTTTCCAATGCCTCTTGGCTATTTTAGCACTTTAAGAGACTTCACCTTGGTTTTGGGTCAGGGGCAGGAACCTGGTGAGCCTTTCACAAACTGGTCTCTGTGGTCGTGAGCTGCTCTAGGGAGTTGGACTCCTCGGTGGTATCTGCCAGTGAGTGTAAATACATAAAGTCAAATTATGCTTTGTCACAAAATACTACCTATGTGGAGAATTCAATGTTGTGGCTGTGACCAATAAATATTTTGTAGAGAGACCACTTGAGTGCTGTAAATTCTGCGTTTGTCCAGTCTGATACAACTTGCTGGTTTCTTAAAGGGGGAATGTTAAACtcatccattttttaaaatctcccTTTGTTTTGCAGAGTCAGAAATTCTTTAGTGGAAATTGTGGTTATTTGAAGTTACCCCTCCATAAATTGCCCATTTTaagagggtttttttgcctATGAATGTATCAGCATAGGGAAGCCTTGTGACAGCTACTTATGGAGCTATGGTGCCTTAGGTAAAGAGGTGTTCACAGCAGCCTGTGGTCTGAGCTCTTTCTCAGCAAGGTGAGAAAATAACTTCCTGAATTTGGGTGACAGGAATCTTGGGTAATTACAGTTAGTGCATATAAATGTGTTACAGCTACTGGAGGGAGGACAGCAGCCAGTATCATTACCATGGCTGAATCCTCATGTGCATTGTTTTCAGGTCAAAGTTaagaggagggaaggagaaaaatgttttttattctACCCCTTGCCTAAATCATGAGCAGATAACTAAGAAGGCTGGCCCATTCCTGGGGGGAATTTCCTCCCACTGCTGGAAATAATCTTTCAACACCAAGCCCTGGCAGCAGTTCTAGTAAGGGGATGCTTCTGGTGACAAGCAAAGACAAATTAAAAGCAAGAACTCCCCAGTGATTTTCTGAGGCTGTTTTCCTCCAGCCCAGATCTATGTAAAACCCCCAGCAGGAATAACACCACAGTAAGATGCATGGGATAAAAACAAAGTACTTTTATTTGGACTTTCATCCTTGCAGAAACTTAAACACACACTGGGGTTTGGCTGCTTCTCTAGGGAATCCTGGAACCTGTGTAATGAATAATGAAACTTGGGGAGGTGGGAAGCTTGTCCAGACCTGAATTTGCCTGGCTAATAAACAGGTTAGGAAGCAGATCCTCAGAGTTTAAGACAACTCTGGCATGTCTGCTGCACTGTGTTTCTGCTGGAATAAGTGCTTGAAATTCAGCACTGCAGACAAATTGCAACAAACTGGTTTTATTTTACTTGGAGCTCTTCTACTTAATCAGCTGATGCACTGAACACCTTGGTTCTCATGAGTGCTACTGCTACAAAACCTACTTTGCTATCAGAAATTACCTGATTAGAGAAAGTGTCAGCAAGTGTGGAATAAGGTTTGTTAGAAATCTGTACACTGTGTTACTAACACACTTCAGTGTTCTTAAATAAGAGTAAGGCACACATCTTTGCACAGGAGCCTTCTGTACCCCAGGGTGAAGCTTCACCTGGCTACATCCTCTGGGTTTGAGGTGCTGCCTACAAATGGCAGCTGGCTCTGGGCTACTGCTCCAGCATTCCCatgccacaggcagggctgtgcccagtgctgtcttggcagcagctcccaggttTTCAGCACATCTCACATTACAGCAAATGGATACGAGAGATGCTTTAGCTTATGCATCCAGTTCAGCTTAGTTCAAGTCTGATTAAAAGCCAGCTCTTCAGACTGGCTGGATCTCAATTGATCCTTATTGTTCAGTGTTAAAAAGGGAGAGGGATCAGTAGAAACGTGGATCTGAGTGTCACTGTACCGCAAAGATCTTAGGAAAAGTGCCCTTTGGTGTGCATGGCCCCCTTTGCAGGTTCTCCTTGGTCCAGCAATGAGAAAGGGGAGTCATTTGTTTCCCACTGTGCTTCTCTTGCATGTTGTTAAGGAGCTAATCTTGTTCATCCTGTGCCAAGTGGTGGCTGTGCAGTTCAGGTCCCACTGCAAATGGGTTTGCTGGAAGAGCAGCAGAAGTTCCTCAGTCTCTAGAGGCTGATGCAGAATGGCACCAGAGTAAGGGAACACAGAGATGCTGTGTCATCCTGACAGTCAGTCCTCTTCCCTGTTGTGTAGGGGAATGACAAATACAGAGATGTCATCGTAGGATGCCTCGTGGCTGTCATCCAGCATCCACTGGTGGCCTCTCTTCTTTCCTCTTGCCCTGCAGACCAAGCACTTGGCCAGTTCTGAAAACCTGGGGGTAGAAAAATGCAAGGGCTAATATAGCAACTATTGCCCTTAAGTTGCTGATGAGAGATGTGGCTTTATGTTGTCAAAATAACAGGGGTTTTTAAGACATCAGCTTTGTAATTGTTACTTTAGGATGGGAACAGATTATAGGCAGTTTGCAAAGTCACAGAAAAGTGGTCATGCCAGAGCTGACCTGGAAGCACTGGGGTCTCAGCCTGCTTTAGGTCTGACCAGGTTCTTTGGAAGGGAAAACAAAGGCAAAGCTGGTATTACCTTTGAGGATCTGTCCTGTTTTCTGCAAGGAAGCTCCTGACCACATGGGCCACCTCATCATTGCACAGAACATCCCAAAGGCCATCAGTTGCCATGATGAGGACATCATCTTCCTTAATGTCATGCACAGCAAAGTCAAATACATTCACCTGGAAAGCAGAGCAGTAAATCTGTGACAATTCCTGCAATGTAACAGGGGTCAGGGAGATGGGACTGCCCCTGAGAGATGACACACTGGGACCAGGGTGCTTGGAGAAATGCTAAGACCTGCCAGGTCTTTAAAAGGTGCATCCTTCAGAGGAGCAGCTTGTTCAATTCCACCCTCCAGTTCCCATGTGCTGTGACTGACCTTAGGGATGCAGGAGAGGAAGGGTTTGACTTCAATGTTGGTGTCAATGACCTTGAGCTGATGATCCCCCAGGCCTCGAGAGACAGCCAGAGTGCCCAGCAGGCGAGCCTGGCCCCAAACAGAGCAAAACAGGATTGAAATGTCAGGGTGTGGGGCCTTTCAAGGCTGGTGTGTGGCTTGTCCTGACTGATCTATGTGTTGCTTCAGGACCTTCCTCCAAGCCTCACCCAGAACAGCTTCTGGAGGCTTTGGAGATGGAGGAATGATCAGAAGCAATGTCCTGATGGGAGTGTGGAAGCAGCCTGACAGTGAATGTGGCCCATGGTGTGCTCTGGAGTTAGTACATGTGCTCTGGGTAATGCTGCAGACCTCAGGAGGCCCATGGTGGCATCTGCTCTTGGTTTGAGGTGGCAGGAAAGacagttgggctggtttgggggtgtctgtctgtcctggcaaagGAGGTTCTGCACTGACTAAAGGGAGTGGCACATGGGTTGTAGTGCTGGGGGAGTGATGGGACTTCCTGCAGGCAGATGCTGGATGGGTGCAGTCACTGCCTCTCCCtacctcctccttccctctccaggTTCATTGCTCAGCCTCTCCTCGAGGAGGACAGTTTGTGGGAAAGGCACTAGAGCTAAAGGAGACAGTCCCAAGTGGGAGCTGATGAAGTTCTCATCTGAATCGAGTTCTATGTGCAAgccctcagggctgccctctgctctgctgtacTCTGGAGGAGGGAGCTCCAGAGGGCTCTGGGTTACACCAGCCAGGCAGCAAAGGAAGCTGCTGTACCCAGGCTGTGGgactgtgctgtgctggagaacagaGCTCCAGGTCTGCTCTAGTGCCCCAGAGTGTGACATGAGTGACACTGAGGACCCCCAGAAGACTTGCCTGTGCCTTCCCAAGGTGTAAAGCATTAAGCTACCTGCTTCCCATGACCATGGACCAGAGGATACTTGAGGTCAGCCTTCTCCACCGTCTTGTACCCCCTGGAACAGAGAATTCACTGTTGATTTGGGATTTGTCTGCCTTGATAGTACAACCCAGCCAGAGCATTTTGACTCTGACTCTTGTGGTATCCCCATGCACAGGCAGCTCACTGAGGATAGGGCAAGGTGATCCTCACTCTCCCTCCCCAGCTTCTACTTGCATCAGCTTGGgactgcctgcagcagccctgtaCCCATGGATGCCAGAAGGACCATCCTGACTGTTTTCTAaccaccctgccagggccagggtCCTTTGGAGGGAGCTGCTCACAGCTTCCCTACCATCGTGCTGCTGCTCTCATTGGCAGGATGTGCCCCTTGTCCCCTCACTCCCCCATGGGTGTGAGCAGATgaagctgccctggctgcagccctgcagggcagaagGGACTCACCAGCCCTCCATGAAGTAATCCCGGTACAGCACTTTGTGGCCCACATCATCTCCCTTCAGCCTCCGAGGAAACTCAAAGCGGGTGAATTCACCATCCAGGAGCTTGGGGAAAAGGAAAGCCTGGAGGAGGGAATGGAGAGCTGAGCATGGACCTGTTCTGCTTCAGTGGAGTAGGGCATCAGAGCTGCTTCTGCCTCAGGACTGGCACTCCCAGCAGCAGAATGGAGACCAGAATTGGGAAAGCACATTCCAGTGAGGACATGAACATCTCCCATACTAAAGACTGTTGGCTGAATTTCtaccccagccctccctggctgGTTCCAGCTGACATTATGGCCACACAGTGGCCTTCAAGGAAAGCTGGAGGTCCTCTTGCCACAAGCCCTGTCTGGCCCAGTGGGATGCCTGCAGCTGGATTGTGTGGAAGGAGTCACTCACCAAGTGCTGGATtcgctgcctctctgactcggGGGTGAACTCACTGCTCATGGGCACAATGCTGTCCTTCAGGACAAGAATTGCCCTACAAGGGGGAAGAGGCAAagctcagctgtgccagagAATAGCTGTGCACCCAAAACTGTTAAAAATACCAGTGTATTTCAAGTAACTCCATTGCAGTTGCACTGTTGCAGCAGAGAACTGTGCTTGCCTGGTTTGACAGTGATCAAG
This window encodes:
- the PPM1M gene encoding protein phosphatase 1M, giving the protein MSGEWLRRWRRGGPAERPGGAPTPGPGPPPPALRYRRPKFVPGGGEEAPRGGRAVRGAAPERPLPWGAGYAEVINAEKSEFNEDQAACCQISVRRREPGLEEDEEWLILCSTQFLTGHYWALFDGHGGPDAAIIASNYLHYCIKQKLEEVVGGITEAQPPMHLSGRCVCDSDPQFVEEKHIHATDLVVGALENAFQECGKLYVANAGDSRAILVLKDSIVPMSSEFTPESERQRIQHLAFLFPKLLDGEFTRFEFPRRLKGDDVGHKVLYRDYFMEGWGYKTVEKADLKYPLVHGHGKQARLLGTLAVSRGLGDHQLKVIDTNIEVKPFLSCIPKELSQIYCSAFQVNVFDFAVHDIKEDDVLIMATDGLWDVLCNDEVAHVVRSFLAENRTDPQRFSELAKCLVCRARGKKRGHQWMLDDSHEASYDDISVFVIPLHNREED